Below is a genomic region from Candidatus Polarisedimenticolia bacterium.
CGCCGGCTCCTTGGCCACCGGGACCGATTCCCCGGTGAGAGCGGCTTCATCGACGCGCAGATTGGCGCCACGCGTCAGCCGGATATCCGCGGGGACCCGATCTCCCGCACGCAGGAGAACCAGATCTCCGGGAACCAGGTTGCGCGCGGCGATGTCGATTTCGGACCCGTCCCGCACCACGCGCGCCTTCGGGGCGGCCAGGCGGCGCAGCGCCCGCATCGCCCCCTCAGCACGGTACTCCTGGGCGAAGCCGAGCGTGGCGCTGAGCAGGACGATCACGGCGATCGCCGCGGCCTCGGACCGGTGGCCCAGAAGCAGCGACAGGAGCGCCGCACCCAGCAGGAGCAGGGTCAGCACGTTACGGAATTGCCGCAGAAGGAGCGCCCAAGCGGGATGGCGCACCGGGGCGGCCAGCTCGTTGCCCCCCTGCTCCCGCAGACGGCGCTCGGCCTCGGAGGCGGTGAGGCCTGCGGGACCCGAAGCCAGCCGCTCCAGCACTTCTTCCGGAGGCAGAGCGTGCCACACCGTTGTCTGCTTCATTGATTCGATGTCAATGCAAGAGTCGATCCGGCAATGCGACGGGCACCGGCGCCGGTGGGCGGCGGGATCGGCGTCACTCCCCGGAGGGGATCTCCTCGAGCTTGCGGCGATCCGGTATGCGGAAGAGACCTTCTTCGGTGAGGACGATCTGTTCCTTGTTCCATCGGCTCATAATGCGGATGGCGGTCTCCTGCGTCGTACCGACCAGGTCGGCAATCTCCTGCCGGCTGAGGTGCACGGGAATGACCACCGAGCCCGATTCCGCCCGGCCAAGGCGGTCCGCCAGGGTCAGGAACAGGCGCGCGACGCGGAACTCGACGCGCGAGGAGCGCTCCGAGAGCTTGCGGGTCAGCTCGATCATGCGGCGCGTCAGCCCCTGCAGGAGCCCGCGCGCCAGCACAGGGTTGGCGGCCAGGGTGGCGAAGAACTCCTGGCGCGGGATCGACAGGAGGGTGGTGGCTTCCAGGGTGACGGCGGTCGCCGGGAAGTCGCGCTCTTCGTAGGCGGCGATGGCTCCGACGGGATCGCCGGGGCCGAAAATCTCAAGGATGACGTCCCGTCCGTCGGGCGTCGCCTTCACGATCTTCACACGTCCTCCCAGGATGAAGTGGAACCAGAGGGCGGGATCTCCCTCGCGGAAGATCGTCTCGGCCTCCTCATACGACCTCATGCGGACCAGCGGGCGCAGGCTTTCCCGCTCGGCGGGCCTGAGCGACTGGAAGAGCGGGATGGCGGCCCACGGGATGGGCGGGCCCGTCGGATGCTCCATTCGGGTCTCCGGAACGTCTCGCGAGGCAGATTTCTCGGCTGCGCGATGATCCAGATCATACACATCTTCAAGAGGTTGCCGCATGCTTACCCTCGATCCGCGCCGGCAAGGGGAGGATGTGGATGGAAACCATGGTGCGAAGGATGGCGGGAGAGCCGGAGGGCGAGCCGAGGCTGCGGTTCGCCGCTGCGCCGCTGGTGGCAATCTGGGAGGTGACGCGAGCCTGCGATCTGGCCTGCATTCATTGCCGGGCTTCCGCGGTCCCGACCCGGGATCCGCAGGAGCTGACCACACAGCAGGGAGTCGACCTGCTGCGCGAGATCAAGCGCTTCGGCAAACCGCTCCTCGTCTTCACCGGCGGCGACCCCCTGAAGCGCCCCGACCTGTTCGAGCTGATCGCCGCCGCGCGCGATCTGGGCCTGACCAGCTTCCTGAGTCCCAGCGGCACGCCGCTTTTGACCCATGCCGCCTTGCGCCAGGCCCGGCAGAGCGGGCTGACCGGGGTCTCGATCAGCCTCGACGGCTCGACCGAGGCGCTGCACGACTCGATCCGCGGCGTGCCGGGGTCGTTCCGCTGGTGCATCGACGGTGCGGCCGCCGCCGTAGGGTTGCGCCTTGGGCTGCAGATCAACACCACCATCTCGCGCCGGAACCTGGAAGATCTGCCGGCCATGGCGGAGATGGTCGCGGCGCTGGAGGCGCGCCGCTGGACGCTGTTCCTGCTGGTGCCCACGGGACGGGCGCTCGCCTCGCACCAGATCTCGCCCCAGGAGTGCGAGCGGGTCTTCGAGTGGCTGGCCGAGATCGCTCCCCACTCCCGCTTCCGGATCAAGACGACGGAGGGTCCCCATTTCCGGCGCGTCGCCCTGCAGCGGGGCCTGGGCGCCGAAGGGTTGGGATCGCGCGGCGGCCGGTTCGTCTCCAGCATGAGCGACGGCTCGGGCTTCGTCTTCATCTCGGCCCGCGGTGAGATCTTTCCGAGCGGCTTTCTCCCGATGCCGGCCGGCAACGTGAAGCGCGACTCGCTGGTGCGGGTCTACCGGGAGCACCCTCTCTTCCTGGCGCTGCGCGATTCCGATCGGCTCAAGGGGCGCTGCGGGCGCTGCGAGTTCCGCCGTATCTGCGGCGGATCGCGGGCCCGGGCCTACGCCGCCACCGGCGATTACCTGGAAGAAGACCCCGCCTGCGCCTACCAACCGCCGCGCGGCACCGCGCCATCCGATGGTGCCATCCGCTGCACCGCATGAACCTGAAGATGCCGCCCGCGTCGCGAGCGGCCTGACCGCCAAGGAGATTCTCATGTTGATCGATCCGAAGATGACGGTCGCCGAGATTTTGAGCGTCTGCCCCGCGGCCCGGGCGCCGCTCGCCACGCTGGGGCTGGATGCCTGCTGCGGCGGGAAGCACCCTCTGGAGTTCGCCTGCCGTGCCCATGGAGTGCCGGTGGAGACCGCGCTGGCAGCGATCGAGCGCGCCGCTTCCGCCGCGTCCACCCCCGGCATCGACCCTTCGATGAGCGTGCGTGAGGTGCTTGCGAAGTTTCCGGCAACCGTC
It encodes:
- a CDS encoding radical SAM protein, producing the protein METMVRRMAGEPEGEPRLRFAAAPLVAIWEVTRACDLACIHCRASAVPTRDPQELTTQQGVDLLREIKRFGKPLLVFTGGDPLKRPDLFELIAAARDLGLTSFLSPSGTPLLTHAALRQARQSGLTGVSISLDGSTEALHDSIRGVPGSFRWCIDGAAAAVGLRLGLQINTTISRRNLEDLPAMAEMVAALEARRWTLFLLVPTGRALASHQISPQECERVFEWLAEIAPHSRFRIKTTEGPHFRRVALQRGLGAEGLGSRGGRFVSSMSDGSGFVFISARGEIFPSGFLPMPAGNVKRDSLVRVYREHPLFLALRDSDRLKGRCGRCEFRRICGGSRARAYAATGDYLEEDPACAYQPPRGTAPSDGAIRCTA
- a CDS encoding Crp/Fnr family transcriptional regulator yields the protein MEHPTGPPIPWAAIPLFQSLRPAERESLRPLVRMRSYEEAETIFREGDPALWFHFILGGRVKIVKATPDGRDVILEIFGPGDPVGAIAAYEERDFPATAVTLEATTLLSIPRQEFFATLAANPVLARGLLQGLTRRMIELTRKLSERSSRVEFRVARLFLTLADRLGRAESGSVVIPVHLSRQEIADLVGTTQETAIRIMSRWNKEQIVLTEEGLFRIPDRRKLEEIPSGE